ATTATATGCAGACCTCCGACCCATCTGTTTATGCAGCGGGAGAAATTGCCGAATGGAACGGCAAAATGTGGGGCATAACGCTCGGCGCGGAGGAGCAGGCAGCTGTGATTGCCAATTATCTGGCGGGCGACATTTCCCAACCTTATAAAGGAAGTATCTCCATCAATATCCTGAAAATGGAAGGATTGCATCTGTGCAGCATCGGACTCACCGAAGTGCCGCCAAATGATCCTGCCTATGAGCAGATCGTTTTCACAGATCAGTCGAAAAGATATTATAAAAAATGCATCGTTCACCGCGACAGGCTCGTAGGGGCGATTATGATCGGGGACAAAAATGAGTTTGCTGAATTCCGCGACCTGATCGCCAGCGGTTCTGAACTTTCGGAGAAACGGTTGCAGCTATTGCGCGCCAGCAAGCAGGCCGATCCGCTTTCGGGGAAGTTGGTTTGCTCCTGTAACAATGTAGGGGAAGGAAACCTGGAAAAGGAGATCAGGGAGGGTTGTACCGATTTCCAGCAGCTTTGTACAAAAACAGGAGCGGGTACAGGTTGCGGATCATGCCAGCCGGAAGTGAAGTCAATCTTAAAAAAAATAGTGGAGGAAAGTCTGGTTGCAATCTAAGATTTCTGATTATGAGAGACTATTACACCGTGAAAGTCAACCTCCCCGGAGGCATTGCTTCACCAGGATTTTTGAAGGAAGTGCTGTTGTCCGCAAGTGAAGCAAATGTACGGAAAGTGCGCTTTGGCTCTCGTCAGCAGATGCTGATGACCGTGCATTATGAGGATATGCGGTTTCTGGAAAAACATTTTAAACAAAAAGAGATCCGTTATGAGTTGAATACCGACCGGGAACCGAATATAGTAAGTTCATACTGTGGGGAGGATGTTTTTAAAACGGGCCAGTGGCTGGTCGCAAATGAATATCATTCAGTGCTCGACAGCATTGACTATCAACCCGCATTAAAGATCAATATCTCGGATTCGAACCAAAGTTTTACTCCTTTTTTTACTGGCAACCTCAATTTTATTTCTTCTCCCGAGCCGCATTTCTGGTATTTGTATGTGCGACCGAAGCAAAGTAATGTGGTATTCCGGTGGCGGGAGCTGATTTATACGAATGAAATAGGGAAAGTAGCGAAAGCTGTGGAGGAATGCATGTTGACGGAAAATGTGACAGAGGAAAAAACTTTGTTTCAGGCGGTCAGCGAAAGGATTCACTACATTTCGCAGCCAGCTGCACAAGAATTGGAACTACCGTCTTTTTCCTTACCCTATTACGAAGGCTTTAACAGGTATGAATCGCGGACCTGGCTGGGATTATACCGCAGGGATGAATTGTTTACGGTAGATTTTTTACTGGATGTCTGTGCGCTTTGTCTAAAAACGAAGATCGGTGAAATTTGTCTTACACCCTGGAAATCCATTATCATTAAAAACATCGAGGATCAGTACCGGAATCAGTGGAGCGGCATTCTGGGCAAACATAACATTAACGTCCGGCATGCAGCGAATGAGCTGGCCTGGCAAACAGAGGATCATCACGACGAAGGCGCGATCCTGAAAAATGATCTGATACGATACTTCGCGAAACACGATACACGCACTTTTGGTCTTTGCTTCGGTATACAAACGCGCCCCAAATCGGAAGTTTTTGGTTCCGTACTGATAAAAAAGCGGCCCCTTTTACGCATCGGGCAGCTCGCTGTTTTTAGTCAATACGACATTTATTTTACTGAAAATTTCAACCCAAACAGCCGCCGCCTGATCCTTTTCGAGAAGGGACTTTATAAAATGCAGCTTGCAGTGCAACTGGAAAGGCTCTGCCGCAGGTTCAACAATAATCGTCTGAAAGAGGAGATGCAAATGGTGGCGTCGGAGATGAATGATCCGGAGTCATCCACCAGGCACATTCACCAATGCCCAGATTGTTTTACTGTTTATGATGAAAATTTTGGGGATCCTGTCCAGGCTATTCCATGCGGTGTTCCATTTGCGGACTTACCCGAAAACTATTGCTGTGCAGTATGCGGGACGGGAAAATCAGAAATGGTATTAGCG
This Dyadobacter sp. UC 10 DNA region includes the following protein-coding sequences:
- a CDS encoding rubredoxin, translated to MRDYYTVKVNLPGGIASPGFLKEVLLSASEANVRKVRFGSRQQMLMTVHYEDMRFLEKHFKQKEIRYELNTDREPNIVSSYCGEDVFKTGQWLVANEYHSVLDSIDYQPALKINISDSNQSFTPFFTGNLNFISSPEPHFWYLYVRPKQSNVVFRWRELIYTNEIGKVAKAVEECMLTENVTEEKTLFQAVSERIHYISQPAAQELELPSFSLPYYEGFNRYESRTWLGLYRRDELFTVDFLLDVCALCLKTKIGEICLTPWKSIIIKNIEDQYRNQWSGILGKHNINVRHAANELAWQTEDHHDEGAILKNDLIRYFAKHDTRTFGLCFGIQTRPKSEVFGSVLIKKRPLLRIGQLAVFSQYDIYFTENFNPNSRRLILFEKGLYKMQLAVQLERLCRRFNNNRLKEEMQMVASEMNDPESSTRHIHQCPDCFTVYDENFGDPVQAIPCGVPFADLPENYCCAVCGTGKSEMVLAEEMIATADF